In Acidobacteriota bacterium, one genomic interval encodes:
- a CDS encoding PIN domain-containing protein produces the protein MDTNVLVSGLLFTGAPAVILRAWAGRTFGLAVSPEIQDEYEDVARRLAARYPTVELRTLFDMVLIGAEMCQAVPLHERVCTDAADDKFFA, from the coding sequence GTCCTGGTGTCCGGCTTGTTGTTCACCGGTGCACCGGCGGTAATCCTCCGGGCCTGGGCCGGTCGCACGTTTGGCTTGGCGGTCAGCCCGGAGATCCAAGACGAATACGAGGACGTGGCCCGCCGACTGGCTGCACGGTATCCGACGGTCGAGCTCCGAACGCTCTTCGACATGGTGCTCATCGGTGCCGAGATGTGCCAGGCCGTCCCACTGCATGAACGAGTGTGCACCGACGCCGCCGACGACAAGTTCTTCGC